From a region of the Rhipicephalus microplus isolate Deutch F79 chromosome X, USDA_Rmic, whole genome shotgun sequence genome:
- the LOC119176884 gene encoding chitinase-3-like protein 1, whose product MPDKEASSVKGGYGLDEDPFLKSTCVYSISSCMILIMVFFVALPGALMPYLTRVRFIKEVPKKEDIQLDSRGPETLLICQLDPHSFSRPPPWTYAQRYIPIHLCSHIVLPLVGLPDFFSDMQNFDSLSLANPPFHLADLTPLVKSKPHLRLLAGLGSFQDASGLLHRLALSTERSMAFSRNLLRWTLVNHLDGLMVTGLFPVSDGRLRNGAVRLLKKLATLFRHREFVLVLPPESSILSRPGAGKRLAQLVGKVVLPPQWLGKSDALEKILSSGFPPSQLVGAIRFEGIPYTLNHRESYTGTVPGNEHTLAYHELCAKRGWKRHRDGEITLLHHGRSWFIYEDEYSLAEQTAKFMEKGLAGILVWDVSADDFLGFCGRKDILLESVRNASLTMSASLLNLTSEALNNDPMNASSVAELNMSIL is encoded by the coding sequence ATGCCCGACAAGGAGGCCTCGTCCGTCAAGGGTGGCTACGGGCTCGACGAAGATCCCTTCCTCAAGAGCACCTGTGTTTACTCCATCAGCTCGTGCATGATCTTGATCATGGTGTTCTTCGTTGCGCTTCCCGGTGCACTGATGCCTTACCTGACTCGGGTTCGGTTCATCAAAGAAGTGCCCAAAAAGGAAGACATCCAGCTGGATAGCAGAGGACCCGAAACCCTCCTGATCTGCCAGTTGGACCCGCACAGCTTTTCGAGGCCTCCACCGTGGACGTACGCTCAGAGGTACATTCCTATTCACCTGTGCTCGCACATTGTGCTACCGCTTGTAGGTCTACCAGACTTCTTCAGCGACATGCAGAACTTCGACAGCCTGAGCTTGGCCAACCCTCCATTTCACCTTGCCGATCTGACACCCCTCGTCAAGTCTAAGCCACACCTCAGGCTTCTCGCGGGGTTGGGGAGTTTTCAAGATGCCAGCGGGCTTCTGCATCGACTTGCCTTGAGCACAGAGAGAAGCATGGCGTTTTCACGAAACTTACTACGTTGGACTCTCGTGAATCATCTAGACGGCCTCATGGTGACCGGTCTTTTTCCAGTATCAGACGGCCGCTTACGCAATGGCGCCGTGCGCTTGCTGAAGAAACTGGCCACTCTCTTCCGCCACAGAGAGTTCGTGCTCGTGTTGCCACCCGAGTCGTCTATATTAAGCAGACCTGGAGCGGGCAAAAGgcttgcgcagctggttggcaaGGTTGTGCTGCCACCGCAATGGCTCGGGAAGAGCGATGCATTGGAGAAAATTCTCTCCAGTGGTTTCCCTCCTTCTCAGCTTGTTGGGGCGATCCGCTTTGAAGGTATCCCATACACGCTAAACCACAGGGAGAGTTACACTGGTACAGTGCCAGGCAACGAGCACACGTTAGCCTACCACGAATTGTGCGCCAAGCGAGGATGGAAGCGTCACAGGGATGGAGAGATCACTCTCTTGCACCACGGTCGCTCGTGGTTCATATACGAAGACGAGTACTCATTGGCAGAGCAAACAGCAAAATTCATGGAGAAAGGACTTGCGGGCATCCTTGTGTGGGACGTCAGTGCCGATGACTTCCTAGGATTCTGCGGCCGCAAGGACATCCTTTTGGAAAGTGTCCGCAATGCTTCTTTAACGATGAGTGCATCGTTATTGAACTTGACGTCCGAAGCACTGAATAATGACCCCATGAATGCCTCTTCAGTTGCTGAATTAAACATGTCTATTTTATGA